GGTCTTTCCAAGCTTCACCGCAAAGCCCAGTCCCGCTTCGAGCGGCGAGGTGTCCTCATCGATGTCGTTTCCATGCAGGGGGAGCTTGGCCTCCAGCCGCAGGGTGTCGCGCGCGCCAAGGCCTGCGGGCTCGACCGCGTCATGGTTGAGCAGCTCGTCCCAGAACAGACGGGCATGATCGGCGGGGATGAAGATTTCAAAGCCGTCCTCGCCTGTGTAGCCCGAACGCGCGATATAAATGCGCGCGCCCTCGTGTTCGGCGGTGATGAACTTCATGAATTTGAGATCGGCGACACGTTTTTCCCAGCCGGCTCCGGCGAAGCTCTGCGTGAGCGCGCGCTCGGCCTCGGGGCCCTGCAGGGCGATCTGCGCCCAGTCGTTGGAAGTGAAACGGAATTCCACGCCGGGGAACCCGGCGATGCGTTCCTTGATCCAGTCGAAGTCCTTGAACTGGTTGCCCGCGTTGACGCAAAGCAGGTAGTGCTCGTGGGGTTCGACGCAGTAGGTGATGACATCGTCGACGATGCCGCCGCGCTCGTTGGTAAGCAGCGCATATTGGGCGTCGCCCGCCTCCAGCACGGAGATGTCGTTGGTCAATAGCGACTGGAGCGCGGCCAGCGCGCCGCTGCCGCTGAACTCGATCTCTCCCATGTGCGAGACGTCGAAGAGTCCGGCGCGCTCGCGCACGGCGGCGTGTTCGGCGGCGATGCCCGCGTATTGCACCGGCATTTCCCAGCCCGAGAACGGAACCATCTTCGCGCCCGCATCGAGGTGGGCCTGATAAAGCGGCGTGCGCCGGAGTTCTTCGCTCATGGGTGGTTGCCTTTCGATGGGAAAATCGAGTCGGACGCAATCCTAGTTGCTCGTCGCGCCGGGGGAAACGGGATCGACTCCGCGCAGCAATCCGCCTTCGGCGGCCGCCGCGATGGCCTCTCGCTGGGCCTGCGCCGCGAGCCCCGCCATGGCCGTCCCGGGGCTCTCGCGCCAGCCACCCGCCAGCAGGAAGAGCGTGTCGGCCCAGACGCTGGTGCGCAGGAGTTTCGTGTGGTTGAGCGGCGGGGTGCGCGCGCCGTCCTTGCGCACCATCACCGTCGTGCTCACCACGCCGACCTCCATGCGATGGGGGAAAATTCCCGCAGTCGGCCAGAAGGGATAGTACGTCCAGGAGTGCGCCACGAGGCAGCGCAGTCGCACAAAAGCGTGCAGGCCGGCTTTCGCCTTCGGATCGGCGGAAACACTGGAAAAATAGCCGGAGCCT
This Chrysiogenia bacterium DNA region includes the following protein-coding sequences:
- the gcvT gene encoding glycine cleavage system aminomethyltransferase GcvT, which codes for MSEELRRTPLYQAHLDAGAKMVPFSGWEMPVQYAGIAAEHAAVRERAGLFDVSHMGEIEFSGSGALAALQSLLTNDISVLEAGDAQYALLTNERGGIVDDVITYCVEPHEHYLLCVNAGNQFKDFDWIKERIAGFPGVEFRFTSNDWAQIALQGPEAERALTQSFAGAGWEKRVADLKFMKFITAEHEGARIYIARSGYTGEDGFEIFIPADHARLFWDELLNHDAVEPAGLGARDTLRLEAKLPLHGNDIDEDTSPLEAGLGFAVKLGKTAECPGKAVLAKQKEEGVSRKLVGFELTGKGIARHGYPVIVDGKPFGEVRSGTKTPTVGKPIGL